In Pseudodesulfovibrio hydrargyri, a single window of DNA contains:
- a CDS encoding efflux RND transporter periplasmic adaptor subunit, whose protein sequence is MNLYFNKIRAVFRLKLLVPLAIVLASGAGSYLIMVSAPKAKMRPPQVIRQSVETRQAALANHRVVVDVMGTVTAAREIDLKSQVSGKVVEVSPDFVPGGFFQAGEPILNIDAKDYELAVREVEAQVTEAEYDLKVEQGYQKVSAREWALLQEAGNATQAETDLALRKPHLAKAQADLRAARAKLEQARIDLSRTRIAAPFAAMVESKDTDLGAAVAVQGGLATLVGTDEFWIQASVPVDRLGWINLPSAVRPEGSTARIISGSGADESVRKGRVVRLLPSLEDEGRMARVLIAVKDPLNLEGRAGVKPLLLGSYVSVRIEGNELTDVIAVPRTAFRDNSRVWVLAGDGTLDIRTVDPVWKDEESIVIREGLAPGERIVMTDLAAPVQGMLLTGVDDGSGAAAQSVPQSAGTTTGEADNG, encoded by the coding sequence ATGAACCTTTACTTTAATAAAATACGCGCTGTTTTCCGCCTCAAGCTGCTCGTGCCCCTGGCCATTGTCCTGGCGTCCGGCGCGGGCTCGTATCTCATCATGGTCTCCGCGCCCAAGGCCAAGATGCGGCCGCCCCAGGTCATCCGCCAGAGCGTGGAGACCAGACAGGCCGCCCTGGCGAATCACCGCGTGGTGGTGGACGTCATGGGCACGGTCACCGCGGCGCGCGAGATCGATCTCAAGTCCCAGGTGTCCGGCAAGGTCGTCGAGGTCAGCCCGGACTTCGTGCCCGGCGGATTCTTCCAGGCGGGCGAGCCCATCCTGAACATCGACGCCAAGGATTATGAGCTGGCCGTTCGCGAGGTCGAGGCCCAGGTCACCGAGGCCGAGTACGACCTCAAGGTGGAGCAGGGGTACCAGAAGGTCTCGGCCCGCGAGTGGGCCCTGCTGCAGGAGGCCGGGAACGCCACCCAGGCCGAGACGGACCTGGCCCTGCGCAAGCCGCACCTGGCCAAGGCCCAGGCCGACCTGCGCGCGGCAAGGGCCAAGCTCGAACAGGCGCGCATCGACCTGTCGCGGACCCGGATCGCCGCCCCGTTTGCGGCCATGGTCGAGTCCAAGGACACGGACCTGGGCGCGGCCGTGGCCGTGCAGGGCGGCCTGGCGACCCTGGTGGGCACCGACGAGTTTTGGATCCAGGCCTCGGTGCCCGTGGACCGGCTGGGCTGGATCAACCTCCCATCCGCCGTCCGGCCCGAGGGCTCCACGGCCCGGATCATCTCCGGCAGCGGCGCGGACGAAAGCGTGCGCAAGGGCCGCGTGGTCCGTCTGCTGCCGTCGCTCGAGGATGAGGGGCGCATGGCCAGGGTGCTCATCGCGGTCAAGGACCCGCTCAATCTCGAAGGACGGGCGGGCGTCAAGCCGTTGCTGCTCGGCAGCTACGTCTCGGTCAGGATCGAGGGCAACGAACTCACGGACGTGATCGCCGTTCCCAGGACCGCTTTTCGGGACAACAGCCGTGTCTGGGTGCTGGCCGGGGACGGCACCCTGGACATCCGGACCGTGGACCCGGTCTGGAAGGACGAGGAGAGCATCGTCATCCGGGAGGGGCTGGCCCCGGGCGAGCGGATCGTCATGACCGACCTGGCCGCGCCGGTCCAGGGCATGCTCCTGACCGGCGTGGACGACGGCAGCGGTGCGGCCGCCCAATCGGTCCCGCAATCGGCCGGAACCACGACCGGGGAGGCGGACAATGGCTAA
- a CDS encoding efflux transporter outer membrane subunit produces MKGKMKKTAVPAALTLLAVLLAACSPFRPDARTDDAAPLPTAYTLYSDRPLETGKWWEALGNEELNGLVETALAANFDLEQAWARLRQAGAVAVQSSAGKYPTLDATGDYKHTRSYTKGARGGTITDETHSIGLEAGYELDLWGRVEAGARGGELDYRATREDLSASAMTVAGEVVSRWLEIQSQRRKERIIEEQIRTNQTYLELIELRFRNSISTALDVYQQRQNLAMVKALLPPVKSREQLLLNELALLMGKPAGSVTVAGAEVPQPEALPGLGLPADLLANRPDVRSAGLALSSADWGVAAARADRLPSLTMAGTGQFTGDQLGTLFDNWILTLAGAVVGPIFDGGYRKAEVDKARAVVDERLGAYKSTVYTAFKEVEDALAEETWQKRYLEALSAQLEASRVSLREAVSRYTQGLDDYLPVLSALMSVQDLEVTMVTERTNLMLYRVALYRALGGTWTDSLTDPSAAADKTIADDGTIESHDINSGIKG; encoded by the coding sequence GTGAAAGGCAAGATGAAAAAAACGGCCGTCCCGGCGGCGCTCACCCTCCTGGCAGTGCTCCTCGCGGCCTGCTCGCCCTTCAGGCCGGACGCCCGCACCGACGACGCGGCCCCGTTGCCCACGGCGTACACCCTCTATTCCGACCGGCCCCTGGAGACCGGCAAGTGGTGGGAGGCGCTGGGCAACGAGGAACTGAACGGCCTGGTGGAGACCGCCCTGGCCGCCAACTTCGATCTGGAACAGGCCTGGGCCAGGCTGCGCCAGGCCGGAGCCGTGGCCGTCCAGTCCTCGGCGGGCAAGTATCCGACCCTGGACGCCACCGGCGACTACAAGCACACCCGGTCCTACACCAAGGGGGCCAGGGGCGGCACAATCACCGACGAGACCCACTCCATCGGTCTGGAAGCCGGGTACGAACTCGACCTGTGGGGCCGCGTCGAGGCCGGGGCCAGGGGCGGGGAGCTCGATTACCGGGCCACGCGCGAGGACTTGAGCGCCTCGGCCATGACCGTGGCCGGGGAGGTGGTCTCCCGCTGGCTGGAGATCCAGTCCCAGCGGCGCAAGGAGCGGATCATCGAGGAACAGATCAGGACCAACCAGACCTACCTTGAACTCATCGAACTGCGTTTTCGCAACTCCATATCCACGGCGCTGGATGTCTACCAGCAGCGCCAGAACCTGGCCATGGTCAAGGCACTGCTGCCGCCGGTCAAATCCCGGGAACAGCTGCTGCTTAACGAACTGGCCTTGCTCATGGGCAAACCCGCCGGGTCCGTGACCGTGGCCGGCGCCGAGGTGCCCCAACCCGAAGCGTTGCCCGGGCTGGGCCTGCCCGCCGATCTCCTGGCCAACCGGCCCGACGTGCGCTCGGCCGGGCTGGCCCTGTCGTCGGCGGACTGGGGCGTGGCCGCGGCCCGGGCGGACCGGCTGCCTTCCCTGACCATGGCCGGGACCGGCCAGTTCACCGGGGACCAGCTCGGGACCCTGTTCGACAACTGGATACTGACCCTGGCCGGGGCCGTGGTCGGCCCCATCTTCGACGGCGGCTACCGCAAGGCCGAGGTGGACAAGGCCAGGGCCGTGGTCGACGAGCGGCTCGGGGCCTACAAGTCCACCGTGTACACCGCCTTCAAGGAGGTGGAGGACGCCCTGGCCGAGGAGACGTGGCAGAAGCGGTACCTGGAGGCGCTCTCGGCCCAGCTCGAGGCCTCACGCGTGAGCCTGCGCGAGGCCGTTTCCCGCTATACCCAGGGGCTGGACGACTATCTTCCGGTCCTGAGCGCGCTGATGTCCGTGCAGGACCTCGAGGTGACCATGGTCACGGAGCGGACCAACCTGATGCTCTACCGCGTGGCCCTGTACCGCGCTTTGGGCGGGACCTGGACCGACTCCCTGACAGATCCGTCCGCTGCGGCGGACAAGACAATCGCCGATGACGGAACTATTGAATCTCATGATATAAATTCTGGAATCAAGGGGTAA